AGTAAAATAGATCTTTGACAGCCTTGGACCACTCCATATAATTCTTTCCAACTTCTCAATAGTTATCTGCAGCAATGATGAAGGGAACATACTTCCGACATTCATGGATTCCATGCCAAAGATCACAAACAAGACCAACAACTAAAAAGGTAAACAAGTGGAACAACCACAAACAAGATGAATAACCAAAACGAATTACAAATAAACTGACataacactgccacagccccAAGGATATCAGCAACCACAGACTGACATACATACAAACTATCATGGGTATCAAACAATCAATAATGAAGTGCTGAGTGAATAACAGAAAAAAAGGTTCAATCTTTGAACAAAGAACATGACCCACAACTTGATATTATGACTTGTAGAGGGATTGAAGCCCAGGGAAAACAGATCGTACCAAACAAGTCAACAAAGCCTCACCCTCATGTGCTGGTACATGGAGTTAGGGCAGTCGGCCTTCATCTGGCACATGAGGGCGCGTGGATGGACCTCTATCGATGAAATTTCAGAAGGCTATAGGTGGACGATGTCTGTGGGTAATTGTGAGGTCAAATCTAGAGGGGTTCTTATGGTTCTGAACTGGTAGTAGAATCCAGGACTTTTCCCGGCAACTGCTGGACTTGTTTTAGGCCTATGGTGGTAAGAATGACCCTACTACGGTGGCAGACATGCATATGCTTATGAGGTTTAGGGCTTGATTTGGCAGTGGCTGTGtcacttagggtttaggtcttggGATCACTCTGTAAGCCTATAATACCATGTTGAAGATGTTTAGTAAATTGGAAAACTTATAATGTGTCTCACGTGCATTAGAATGACCATCACACCCTTACCAAATCATTCTTACTAACACACAACAGCAATACCATATAACCAAAACTAAATAACCAGTAGCCGGCAACACTGATAATGAATTTTCAACTTAAATTGATAGCTTGTACGTTGTTTGTTATAATGACAACTTAGCAAGATTTGAATCCAACCCAGTTAAAACTAGACTCAAAGAAGATAAGAAAAAGCTAAAAAACATGTACAAACCTGTCCCAGATTAATAATCTGCCGCTAATATTACCACGTTGATCTGATGAGGGAAAATCTTCAGAAGCTGGGAAACTGTAAGGCCAGCTTTGGATTTCGATTGCCGTCTGAAAATTAAATTTCCATCAATGCTAGTCCATAAAAATAGGTACATGTCAATTGCATTATATATTCCATATTAATGAAGAAAAcagctatttttatttttagtttgtaGACAAGACCTGGATTTTGGCATCATCCCAAAGCGAAAGTGGGTCATCTCCATACAACCCAGAATTAAGATAGATAAAAACGGGGCCAAAAACTTTCTTCCATGGCTCACCCGCTTCAAATTTTGGCACTAGGTCATCTCCCGCATAATGAGCGCTGAGAAACATCTGATGAAGCAATTTTGATTGTTTCAATGCAATTAGAGAGTGTCACAATGCTGATATAGTAAATATTATCTTTTCAATATCTATCATGACCAAGAATCCAGAATGGCAGTTCAAATGAATGTCTAATAAGAGATTAGTCACTTACTGCAAGGGTTGTAGGGCCCACATGGGAACTCAAGTTCTGTTTGAGGGGCCCACCAGATCTGTATTCATCACTGGGTGTGATTTGCCAGAACCCAACAGGTGGGTTGAAGCACATCCACCCATGGACTCGAAGATCTTTGTTCTCACAAGAGTACTGGTACTTGTCATCCACCTATGCATTAAGAAATCAATTAGCACCAAATGGATTAGCCATGTTAGCTTAAGAGGAAATTAGACCCACAAACTCAATGGCCTTATTTAGCAAATCAACTAAACAATTGAAACACTGAAGGTAAACATTGTATAATTAGTACCTCTCCTTTGAGTTCTGGCTCCGAAGGATTGACAAGTAGAACAGCTTCCGGATAGGCCAGGGCTTGGCATCTTGCAGGCAAGCGGTCATCAGGCAGGGGCATAAATCTTCTCCTGTTGTCCGCTACAGCCATGTAGTGGAACCTATTTGCACAAAATAATCAATTGTCATTGTATGCAAATGTAATTTGGTAAGTGGATTAATAGGGTTGTAAGCACCTCAATCTAGACCCAACCCCCTTGTCAACTCCAATCCATTGTAACCTTTCCATTGCAAATAATGGCTTGTGACCTTTATAGAAAAAGTTAACAGCCAAGTTCACCAAGAGCTTTGGAAGCCATCTAAACCCTTTagcttttttccctttttttttttacgacCCAGGAACTCCGGACCATCACCAAGCCACATTGAACCTCATGGTGCGGCACTAAACCCAGGGGATGTTTAGCACACCCCACTACCAACATCCCAGTAAATTCTTGAGTCTGATCTCAGGGTAAGCAGGCTTGAACCCTCGAGTGGTAGACAAGGCCCTCACCTTACCACCTGAGCAACCCCAAGGGGGTTTCATCTAACCTTTTAGTTACctagaaaattttcttttaagtttGATGTAGGTGAATccaatgatttttgaaatatggAAGGGTAATCAATAGGAATGAAAGACTAGAAGAATAATCTTCTTTTTATAAGTATCATGATGGACTTGTACAAACTACATGGATGGACTGCATAGCCAGAAAGGATTTCTGATCACATGTTATCCACTTTGGAGTCCCACACATTCTCTTTGAAAAAGGTAAATGAGTCTCTCCCCTAGATTGTGAAATTGACCAACACCATCAAGCTTGCATGTGcacaattaaaattaattattagaactgttaaagcttgatatacattgttggcccacaacctaatagtttaagcttttaTGTAAAGTGGTAATCCAACATGGCATCAAAGTTGGTTACCCCGAGGTCTTGGGTTCAAGTCTTGTTGTCCGCGTTTATTGtttggtgtttaaaaattattattccTTGTAATGGATGTTATTTATCTTTCATATATCTCTCCCCGTGTTGTTGGTCTGCACATGCGGGGGAGTGCTAAATctcgatatacattgttggcccataacctaatagcttaagcttttaggtaaagtggaaaTCTAACAATTACATTATATATGCATTCTTGCAAGAAGTCAAAATTAGCAGTGCACGCCGAGATTTGGCCATAGAGACACATGGAGGGGATGTTCCAAAGAGTCTTGGTTTGGTGAGCGTGAATTAAGGGTTGCTAAAGGGGACCTTAATCCCTTAGCCTTTTCCTAAGCTACACAAATGCCTGCCACGTGTCATTTGTTGCATATGTGTTCTTTTCTCCCACTCTAAGTATGTGTCATGACCTTATTGGCCCAATAATTTGTCACTTTTCCATTAGTTGAAATGTGATTGGCATTCTCTTACTGGAGGATGACATCTCACACCCTTTTAGCCTTTCTCCTACCCCAATCCCTCACTTTGGACTTGCACTAGTTCAGGGAATCCCTCCTACCATCATTTTCTTTTTATCAGCAAAGAGAAATTATATAAAACAaagcatcaaggggatgccacccaagtACAAAGAAACAACAAGAAAGAAGCaccccttactgaaaagtgtcaaGAAAATCAAGGTTTTGTTGCATACAAGTAGAGGATGTACAAAGAAACAATGAGAAAGAAACACCCCTCCGGCTATCATAACACCTTCAATTTCCACTGTCCACACTCGAGTTTCGTGGGAACTGCACAATTATCCTCTTTAGGTCCCATCCAGAACATCTATTACCTGTATGCAACAAAACCTCTCCTCCCCTCTCAAGAACCTCCTCCACAAAAAACTAAGGCAACTTTTTACTGTTCTTAGCTTAATGTTTGCCCAATATCTAataaaagaaattgaagagaagTGTTTACTTGTCTTTTCGGAGCTTGAAAGCAATCCTTGTTTCACCAAGACTGAAAGCAGGCCATTCCTTCAGGTGTTCATAAATGGCATAGGAGTAAAAGCCAGATGAACCACGAAGCATTATAAACCTAGGGAATTAACATAACCACAACCATCATTATCATCATTAATCAACATTTACATGAAGCAATTATATTTAAGATTTAAGGTAGGACCTTTTGTCTATATTTAGAGGGGCAAACTTTCCCTTTAGGGAGGGATCCCATGTTCTTCTGAAAGAGAGCTCTACCTGCTCCTCATTTTCCACTATAATCCTGAATTCCGTTCCTTTGATCCTGGAAAATAATtagttttaattatggaataTCTTAAGTATAAACacggaatatatattaaacactgCTACAATTCAAAAGAATAGAGGAagaattcatatttttttaagtaaAGTTATGCAGACATGACTTGGGACAGTGAGAAGAGAACAGATCAGGCTTTCTTTCCAAGAAAACCTAAAATCTAATGGGCATGAAAAAATCAAAGactaatagaaatttaaaaaaaaaattataattttctgaATAACGCAGAAAAAAATGACAGGTCTAAAACAAAAAATCTGTAAAGTAAGCACATAGTGACATTAGTCATGTTATGGAATCATTCAAAATAATTCTTTTTGGATAAGTTAGAATGATTCAGAATAATgcaggtaattcaaatataatttttaataagttGTACTTTGGCGCAGACATGAATTGGGGGCTAAGAGAACTGATCAGTCATTCTTTGTGAGAAAACCTATTACCTAATGGGAGTGAAAAAATTAAAGCCTAAGAGGaatgaaaaattttagaaatttctgAATAATCCAGGATAAAATGACTGGTCTAAAAGAAGTTAGTAGTAATGTGAGCACCTAGGATATTAGTCACATTATGGAATCATTCagaataattttttagaaaagtgGAAAAGATCTAAACacaacacacacatatatattataaGTTAGAATGATTCAGAATAGTAAACGTAtgcatataattttaaattaaattttatattcaAAATTATTCTTGCTATTCATGAATAAAGGAATGCAAGATAAACTAACTTGCACACAAATACTACCCAAATTGCACACAGTTGTTTAGGTGCCTCTAAGCCTTTGCTTTCAGGATATTTTAAAGAGTCTCATCTGTGCAGCTAGATCAGTGAGAACTGTAAAACAAAGTATTCATCTCTATAATTGATTAACAAACCCAAAACAACTTTTCCAATCATCTTTTCTCATGAATCATATTTCCAAAAAAACCTCCTTCATACCTCTCAAATTTTGCACATTTTCAAATAATAACTAACTCTtcaaaataaggaaaaatatgTAATAATGTATTTTACGAATTAATCTTCACACTTACTCACGGGAAAGAGGATGTCTTCATCTATACTTTTGGGACAGGATTCAGTATTTGACCTCATTGTGGGTTTTTGCAACAGATTGTTTCAGAAGAGTCGCTTTTTAAATTTACATCATGATTGGCGGGTAGGGACGCAttgatattttttgttttttgtttgtttatctTCTAAGTTTATCTTCTAAGGAAGACTTCTTATGCTTCTTTTTCTACTTATTATTCTCAGTAATAAAATCTCTTCTTTGCTGATTGAAAACAATCTTCACACTTTCAACCAACCCACTTCCCTTTTTTTTCCAGGTACAGCAGTTTCTAAAACATCTTCATCATTTGCCGTCTCTTACAAAATAGGAAATGGATAAactaattttaaatttgaattcctAAAATATCTCCACATGCACGTAGTGCATGCCCAAGgcttgtatatatgaaaatgggcTTGAGGAGAGATTATTATACCCTTTACTTTCTGGATATTTCAGTGCAACACTGATTTTCCCATGTTTGGCAATCTAACCAATGGATGAAATAAAAACATTTTACTAGACATGAAAATTCTTCTGGTGAGATTAACTATTAATTTCTGGATATTGTTCAGTTTATAAACATTCATTTTCATAAATGCGGACAGTCTAACTCTAATCCATGCATAAAAGAAAAAGATTTCTCAGGTATGAAAATTGGCTTGAGATTATTTTTCATATTGTagatatgagagagagagagagagagagagagagagagagcatacaCATCAAAGGTTCCTGTAGTCACTGGATCATTCCAGACAATATCCCAGTACCTATTTAATCCATCAAATGAATTCAGGCTAATTAACTAAAGAATTGTAAGTGAAAGCTAATCTTTTAGATAGCATCAGCTAAAAAGATAAGGCCATAATTTTTAAGATAATGTGTGTGGCAGAAAATCTTCCCCACCCTGGCCAAACATGACTCTGGTTTGCACTGAACAAATGAGTGCTTTAAAGTGCATTTAATTCCAACATTTCAGGTCCAAACTACCCATTAGGCTATTAAGCCTTCCTTCTTTACATACATTGTCATTTAATGTCAATGTATAagggtttttttttaataattcacaGCTACTCTGCACTTGAACATCAAAAAAAATTTGGCaggaaaatagaaagaaaaaataaaaggaaatgtATGTAGTGCCATGTACCCTCTATTATTTTCGTCATTCAAAACTTCAAGcaaattttcaattccattatatcgGATTCCAGTGACAATTCCCTCTGGATTTGACAGTGTGACTTGAACTATGCCATTATCCAACATCACCTGCAGAGAAACACACGCAATGAAGCAGAACCCATCAATTCTAATCTTTCATATATTTGGATACACCTCTATATTTTGTTTGTTCTCATTCAATTTTGACCATATCTCTTCTATGAACAAGAGCATAGGCCTAACAGAAACCAAAAACTAGTACGATATCTTTCTATTTCAAAAACATTCTTGACGATGAATTCCTGCATATGcaataataagaaaaattatCTACTAAAGTTCATCAACCATTGCTGAATGTCGTGAATGAATTCAACAAATGCCACACCAAGACACTAAAGCAGAAGCTTAATCTAAAAGTTTAATTTCGCGGCAATTTGGAAAACACTAAACAACTACATTAACGTACCGTACATTAGTCATGAAAAACTCTAAATTAACTAAATagttagaaggaaaaaaaaaacccaaatttACACGAGGGATTTACACTTACATGGCGGTCCTCTTGAATGTACAATTGAACCCCCAGAGGCGCCATCGATCCCAGAAAATATCAACGCAGCTTCTGAAGCAGCAGTGAATTTCTGAAAACAAATTGAAATGGTGAAAATATCAGCAGACCAGCGACGATTATGAGAAGAAATTAGCGACTGTTGATCTCTAACCTTGCCGCGATCGGTGTGGAGAGGATTTAACGAATTGGAAGACATATTAATACGGGTTTGTGCTGGTTTTCTTGAACTAAATACGAAGCATTCGCCTCTTTTCACACACTGTTCGTTGTTGGCTCTTCAGTCTCTTTCCTTATTCGCCAACACCGTTTGGTGATACGAATGGAGGTGGGCGTGCAAGGGTCGCAATATAAAGTGGGCGGAGCACTATAAAGTTAAGCAATCATATAACTCTTATATTGCAAAACTATGAAACTATTTTTAATGATGATTTTTACCCACGAAATATGTTGTGTTCCTTTGACGACGACGACTTTTCCCGACGAGAATCTAAGGTTTTGGACGATTGCACCTTTGCACGGCAGCCAAAATGTTACTTTTTGTCATGCCCATACAAGGATGGTCACGtgactatacatatatatatatatatatatatatatatatatagatatcgCATGTACTAAACGTGGGTCACCAAATTTATTATTTGTTATTATGATCACCTTTTATGTTATTAACTTTATCATTATTTGACTTTCCCTTCTACTAATTCTAAAGATAAATTAACATTTTATAATGGtatattaaaataaagaaaaaaaatttacattttctatttttattcataatttttttcattATGAGTAAAATCCAGTACCACTCCCCGAACTTTTTGAAAATGATATTCCACCTCCTGTGTTTTTAGAGATTGCCACGAAATCTCCTAAGATTAAAAATGTAGTGACAAAATAAATCTTTCGTTAATTGACCATTAGTTCATCGttaagtatatatgaaaaataaataaaataaaaattttgtcatTTTTTAATCATTTGTGATTAGATAGCttaaaaatgacattaatttaataaattaagtcaAAAAAATTGTTCTATTAAGTAgaatatgttttgaaaattgaactcataaataaattAGACACCTAACTCTCGAGTTAACCGGCCCAAGTGATTCAAGTCAACCAATTGACTTAAGGATGACaacataataaaattattatttttttaaaaatttaaagtatgtgtaaaataaataatttaataattcataaaaaataattaCATAATTTTATTGttccaaaattttttatatacaatttacatgctaattaaatgactaaatatatctttaaaattaatatatagtttaaaaatCGACTTGTATCAATCAGTTGGTCGAATTGTCACTCGTTTTCTTAGTCTAGTCGAAtccataccttttttttttttttttttttttggaatacgcaccgggtatccacgcgtccgttttacggtccacgtgactaatcctgcgccccttgaagttgattCCACAattccaaagggagggtaaattcaggagtccaggggcgaAAATGAgttcgggagggtttgaacacctgacctcgtgaaaggcactcccgcagtccgcactaccacctgaaccacacccaaGGAGTTAGTCGAATCCATACTTAATAATATAGCGacttgattaaaatttaaaaagatttgTGAATTGGTTAGAACAAAGGttaaccaattaatataaatttaggtattctttatttatttagtacTTATATTTTACATAAAGAACAACTAACATTCAACTTTATAATTTTAACTTATGAAGTTTGTAATTAgaaatatagtttatgttttttttttttttagcattatgGTTGATAGGTTACTTGaattaaaaaatattgaattatgttttatttgttttatgatgtgtttagtcattaaatttttaagaaattaCATTTAACAAGCATTTTGTAAAACTATAATTACTATGCATTTTTTATGAGTTATtagtactttttattttttatatatttttaaaaaaatttaaaataatagtaaaattattttatcatactTAAGTCAGTTGATCGATCCAAAATGATAAGGCTAGTAAACTGTTTAATTCGAGAATTGGTTATGTTTCCAATTCATTCATTTTGTTTTCAAGACATTACACTAACGAatctttcaaatttaatttatttaatttgataccatttaaattttttaatatatttttaaaaaattgtaaaataataataattttttttgtcatAGTTATGTCAATTGATTGATTCAAAGTGATTGAACCGATAAATCATTCAATTTGAGAATCGATTAAATTATAATACAGTTTTGAAGTTACAATATTAACtgttattttacgaaattataatactgtgaaagctcattttggcaacactaataataatctttcttacttactgagcatcgtctcacccccaatcattattttacattgcAGAAAATTTTGAAGagtgttagcctaacaaggcttaaaattttattttgatgataacaaatcaaatgaacttaacatgttttgctaagataagtttcagggctcaaaagcTTTCATGAAGAGATCAAGCTCAAAAGTTCTTATAAAAGATCAAGTTCAAGTGTTTAAAGAAGATTACATATGTTTAAAGACATAGCTCATGATAAAGTAAAAGTCAATTGAAGGAAGAAGCTCAAGAATGAAAGCAAAAACATGAAGACTAAGTGATAAAAAGTTttagtcttttaagaagtctcatgtaagtatttcaaatgatttcaatatggatgcatgaaactcttaggttaattacttgaacCTAAATgtcttttaaaatacttggaaaatattttttaaaggtcaaaagttatttcaaaaatgttaaaattatttttggaatggaaaacaccaaaacaggattttccaagTTCCCTTCTTTTTTTCTACATATGTATTGATGTACAATTTTATCTATCAAACACTTcctatcttaaaaagtgttcaacatgaaagttgtgagattttctcttaactttctattgatgtcaagaacatctaatttggagttgtatagaaaaatttatgatcaaaatactgaagggtggtcgAAACTGATAGCACTTTAGGCGAGTGACCATATCTGATCCGTCGACTGACAAGTAGACAGAacaggcccagtcgactgaccctatactattttcaaaaatacactgATTTAAAAGGCTCAAGCAACTGACCTTCAAGTCCAGTCAACTAACCTTCGtataattcaaattttaacagtTAGGAAACTTTTtaaaagtgatttcttggccaccaatttttgtgaaaacttggggaatactccaagtaacttgggtaaCACGAAAAATCacttttaaactctataaatacaagttaatTCCAAGGATCAAACACACCAACAACAATCAACATTAATCAAACGAATTACAAagttcaaagctttcttgctcaacTAATTTCTGAAGTCTTGCTGGGTTTGTGCTGATATAGCTTACGGTTCTTATGCTCTACTTGAAAtcttcaatctaagaaagaactcGGTGATATATACTTGAACTTCATCTTTCTACatttttatttgattgaagtatattatttttaaattgtactaataagctcttttaaGAGTgctctttgtacacaagaattgttcttgtttctcGTGTTGATTTTTGATGgttccaattattgaatcaatggactagcgagaggggattcttgctAGGGAGATTTGTTGACAGTTCAGGTGTTTGAATCTTTGTACCgaacgtggggtatcgcttggagaggagggctctatcctacttgaaggagtgtgtaaacagtttGCTCTGCCTGGTTAATTAAGGGTGCGGTATAGTGAAATCTTTGAGTGGTTTACCTAAGGCGAAGATGTAGGGGGGTATAGCCGAATTTCGTAAAATCTCggtgtctttctcttccctactctctttaattttctacatatataaattgcgcggatgcttacttaattactagaaattaatttgttattgggaTTTGAGGAAACCTTAAAGAAAGTACATTttttgataaatatcaaagtttgcggaaaccttaaaggaagtatgtttttttataaatatcaaagtttgcaGAAAtattaaagggagtacattgattgatacATATCAAAGACTGAAGTTT
The sequence above is a segment of the Malania oleifera isolate guangnan ecotype guangnan chromosome 8, ASM2987363v1, whole genome shotgun sequence genome. Coding sequences within it:
- the LOC131162413 gene encoding uncharacterized protein LOC131162413, with amino-acid sequence MAPLGVQLYIQEDRHVMLDNGIVQVTLSNPEGIVTGIRYNGIENLLEVLNDENNRGYWDIVWNDPVTTGTFDVIKGTEFRIIVENEEQVELSFRRTWDPSLKGKFAPLNIDKRFIMLRGSSGFYSYAIYEHLKEWPAFSLGETRIAFKLRKDKFHYMAVADNRRRFMPLPDDRLPARCQALAYPEAVLLVNPSEPELKGEVDDKYQYSCENKDLRVHGWMCFNPPVGFWQITPSDEYRSGGPLKQNLSSHVGPTTLAMFLSAHYAGDDLVPKFEAGEPWKKVFGPVFIYLNSGLYGDDPLSLWDDAKIQTAIEIQSWPYSFPASEDFPSSDQRGNISGRLLIWDRYISDNYISANGAYVGLAPPGAAGSWQRECKDYQFWTRADEQGCFSINDIRTGNYNLYAWVPGLIGDYQFDADINITSGGDIDMGDLVYEPPRDGPTLWEIGIPDRSAAEFYIPDPNPKYINRLFVNHPDRFRQYGLWEKYAELYPDGDLVYTVGVSDYRKDWFFAQVTRKKDNTYQGTTWQIKFKLDTVDQDGTYKLRVALASAALAELQVRVNDPKANRPLFSSGLIGRDNAIARHGIHGLYWLYSVDISGALLLVGDNTIYLTQPRCVSPFQGIMYDYLRLEAPPSSKK